In Uranotaenia lowii strain MFRU-FL chromosome 2, ASM2978415v1, whole genome shotgun sequence, one genomic interval encodes:
- the LOC129747695 gene encoding uncharacterized protein LOC129747695 has protein sequence MKLPCQENPHLESERTLCVWKICENIRCSLDTSRKADLRNCFLKLDPCAGGVVQGYEFVHLVSCAMGGCLCEADLCRLAEYFQTADSGGVVYRQFLNVIDPVTPDESESMLYKSRDLSSAEHRRLNLLLMGIARSLRFREHVLRPYFEDCDLIAKNDGQVTIGYFKRVLYFLGVTLGRDELALLIKRFTVGSYKINYRTFVEEIDHLLRFLDTTGPVDRKDDDASPAKVIRAVLPKVERPDVGTVDFADFLQKPTSYHNCMKPSKKQRDFESLMFRIQRHILENRIRIREFFEQYDLLRCGWITRTQFIRCMDTVGISGLYRLPLTDLEIKSVCDHYQNPRDPNRIAWTGFTDHIDEVFTIKNLDHGSFIPVESPPEIVKNLPKEGRTPCEELSQQQRDLASETVQCIRTIIQSRRTLIRPVFNDFDPHRNGRVTRSQIGEVLSMVGIFIDENQRYALDKRYSDDFGFNYVEFLDDVDPVAVVPSTYAERQQRLKELNQQKETAPAPHETDIVQVLAKVKGQAVRRRLRIVDYMKGFDPLNHFRITREQFERGLSSANVDLTQTEVCTLANMFRTPLRNTIDYKRCCDTIAEIDYQAHLEKAPLLVPLKHFPSDDGRHNYLNFDERTLVSQTLQKLSRYADQISNLSSIFKDFDPHNRGLINRNQLLRALCTRDLHTMLSSREFDVLCKCFGVDVGYRRDVNYRSLLTAVDFLYANRDNHPF, from the exons GGACCTCTGCCGGCTGGCCGAATATTTCCAAACCGCCGATTCCGGTGGCGTTGTCTATCGCCAGTTCCTGAATGTAATCGATCCCGTCACGCCGGACGAATCGGAAAGCATGCTGTACAAAAGTCGAGATCTTTCGTCCGCCGAACATCGACGGTTGAATTTACTGTTGATGGGGATCGCTCGATCGTTGCGGTTCCGGGAACACGTCCTGCGGCCTTACTTCGAAGACTGCGATCTGATAGCCAAAAACGATGGTCAGGTAACGATAGGGTACTTCAAGCGGGTCTTGTACTTTTTAGGGGTAACGTTGGGTCGAGATGAGCTGGCACTTCTCATCAAAAGATTCACCGTCGGCAGCTATAAGATCAACTACCGAACGTTCGTCGAAGAAATTGATCACCTTCTCCGCTTCCTCGATACGACCGGACCCGTTGATCGAAAAGACGATGATGCCAGTCCGGCCAAAGTCATCAGGGCGGTTCTTCCTAAAGTTGAACGACCCGATGTGGGAACGGTTGACTTTGCAGATTTTCTACAAAAACCCACATCGTACCACAACTGCATGAAACCATCCAAGAAGCAGCGAGACTTCGAATCCCTGATGTTCAGGATTCAAAGACATATCCTCGAAAACCGTATTCGAATTCGGGAATTTTTCGAACAATACGATCTGCTCCGCTGTGGGTGGATCACTCGAACTCAGTTCATCCGTTGTATGGACACCGTTGGAATATCTGGACTCTACCGTCTGCCTTTAACAGATTTAGAGATAAAGAGTGTTTGTGATCACTATCAAAACCCAAGAGACCCGAACAGAATTGCCTGGACTGGCTTTACTGATCACATCGACGAAGTTTTCACTATAAAAAATCTCGACCACGGCAGTTTCATCCCGGTGGAAAGCCCTCcggaaattgtcaagaatctcCCGAAGGAAGGTCGAACACCTTGTGAGGAACTGTCCCAGCAACAGCGGGATCTGGCAAGCGAAACGGTCCAATGTATCCGCACAATTATCCAATCCAGGCGAACGTTGATTCGGCCGGTGTTCAATGATTTTGATCCGCACCGAAATGGGCGCGTTACGCGTAGCCAGATCGGGGAAGTCCTGTCGATGGTGGGAATCTTTATCGACGAGAATCAACGGTACGCCCTCGATAAGCGCTATTCGGATGATTTTGGCTTCAACTATGTGGAGTTTCTGGACGATGTGGATCCGGTGGCCGTGGTTCCGTCAACG TACGCAGAGCGTCAGCAACGTTTGAAGGAGTTGAACCAGCAGAAAGAAACCGCTCCCGCCCCTCACGAAACAGACATCGTACAAGTTCTAGCGAAAGTGAAAGGGCAAGCAGTTCGCAGACGTCTCCGCATAGTTGACTACATGAAAGGCTTCGATCCGTTGAACCACTTCCGGATAACGAGGGAGCAATTCGAACGCGGACTCTCTTCGGCAAACGTAGACCTAACTCAAACTGAAGTTTGCACCCTAGCCAATATGTTTAGAACGCCGCTCAGAAATACCATCGACTACAAGCGGTGTTGCGATACGATCGCTGAGATCGACTACCAGGCTCATCTGGAGAAGGCCCCGTTGCTGGTGCCACTGAAACATTTCCCCTCGGACGATGGCCGGCACAATTATTTGAACTTTGACGAGCGGACGTTGGTGTCGCAAACGCTGCAGAAGCTTTCGCGATATGCCGACCAAATTTCCAACTTGAGTTCGATCTTCAAGGACTTTGATCCCCACAATCGGGGCCTGATTAATCGGAATCAATTGCTGAGAGCCCTTTGTACCAGGGATCTTCACACGATGCTTTCGAGCCGGGAGTTTGATGTGCTGTGCAAGTGCTTCGGCGTTGATGTCG gctACCGAAGGGATGTCAACTATCGATCGTTGCTCACAGCTGTTGATTTCTTGTACGCCAACCGGGACAATCATCCTTTCtag